A region from the Nocardia terpenica genome encodes:
- a CDS encoding 4Fe-4S dicluster domain-containing protein, with product MTPRDTMVIDRAGLDRLVDTLREHGYRVIGPQLRGGAIVLDELDSGAQLPAGWGVQTAPGRYRVYRRDDVAVFAHSAGPGSWKQFLHPPHRKVWETGPDLTPEPADETPARLAFLGVRGCDFAALSILGRVLGGDTAPFVIAVNCTEPGGVCFCVSMGTGPGVSPGYDLALTERIDGAGHRFLVDVGSDTGARILAEVTARPADAAQIAAAQEEVTAAAGRMGRAMPEIDLRTLIRDSRESPHWQDVASRCLTCANCTMVCPTCFCTTTEDVTDLTGEHAERWERWASCFEPDFSYLHGGAVRQSGASRYRQWLSHKLSTWYDQFGSSGCVGCGRCIAWCPAGIDLTAEVARLAQLAEGTGGAHR from the coding sequence TCTCGACCGCCTGGTGGATACGCTGCGCGAGCACGGGTATCGGGTCATCGGTCCGCAACTGCGCGGCGGCGCAATCGTTCTCGACGAGCTGGACTCCGGGGCGCAACTGCCCGCCGGATGGGGCGTGCAGACCGCGCCGGGCCGGTATCGGGTGTATCGCCGCGACGATGTCGCCGTGTTCGCGCATTCGGCCGGACCCGGTTCCTGGAAGCAATTCCTGCATCCCCCACACCGCAAGGTGTGGGAAACAGGACCCGATCTCACCCCGGAACCGGCGGACGAAACTCCGGCCCGGCTCGCGTTTCTCGGCGTGCGCGGCTGCGACTTCGCGGCCCTGTCGATTCTCGGGCGAGTGCTCGGCGGCGATACCGCGCCGTTCGTCATCGCGGTGAACTGCACCGAGCCGGGCGGCGTGTGTTTCTGCGTCTCGATGGGCACCGGACCGGGGGTGTCGCCGGGCTACGATCTCGCTCTCACCGAGCGCATCGACGGTGCGGGACACCGGTTCCTGGTCGATGTGGGCAGCGACACCGGTGCACGCATCCTCGCCGAGGTCACCGCCCGCCCGGCGGACGCGGCGCAGATCGCGGCCGCGCAGGAGGAGGTGACGGCGGCCGCGGGCCGGATGGGCCGGGCCATGCCCGAGATCGACCTCCGCACACTGATCCGGGACTCCCGGGAGTCGCCGCACTGGCAGGATGTCGCGAGCCGGTGCCTCACCTGCGCCAACTGCACCATGGTGTGCCCCACCTGTTTCTGCACCACCACCGAGGACGTCACCGACCTCACCGGCGAGCATGCCGAACGCTGGGAGCGGTGGGCGTCCTGCTTCGAACCGGACTTCTCCTACCTGCACGGCGGCGCCGTGCGGCAATCCGGCGCGAGCCGGTATCGGCAGTGGCTGAGCCACAAGCTGAGCACCTGGTACGACCAGTTCGGCAGTTCGGGATGCGTCGGGTGCGGGCGGTGTATCGCGTGGTGCCCGGCCGGGATCGATCTGACCGCCGAGGTCGCCCGCCTCGCCCAACTGGCCGAAGGGACCGGCGGTGCCCACCGCTGA
- a CDS encoding Crp/Fnr family transcriptional regulator, with the protein MPTADELSEFAHLASLSPAELAALARTGREVSFRTGERVITEGRPAQRCWLIRRGRVRLDVHVPGRCDVVVQTLGHGDLLGWSWLVPPYRWHFGAVADEPVHAIEFDTAALSELADEDPSFGRALTLMLFQALLERLQATRARLLDLYRNPAGGGVEYPCHGGAGQVPR; encoded by the coding sequence GTGCCCACCGCTGACGAACTGTCCGAATTCGCCCACCTGGCCTCGCTGAGCCCGGCCGAGCTGGCCGCGCTCGCCCGGACCGGGCGCGAGGTGTCGTTCCGCACCGGGGAGCGGGTGATCACGGAAGGCCGACCGGCACAACGCTGCTGGCTGATCCGCCGGGGCCGGGTCCGGTTGGACGTCCACGTGCCCGGCCGCTGCGACGTCGTCGTCCAAACCCTCGGTCACGGCGATCTGCTGGGCTGGTCGTGGCTGGTGCCCCCGTACCGCTGGCATTTCGGCGCGGTCGCCGACGAACCGGTGCACGCGATCGAATTCGATACGGCCGCACTGTCCGAACTCGCCGACGAGGACCCGTCGTTCGGCCGGGCGCTGACCCTCATGCTGTTTCAGGCGCTGCTCGAACGGCTCCAGGCCACCCGGGCCAGGCTGCTCGACCTCTACCGCAACCCGGCCGGCGGTGGCGTCGAGTATCCGTGTCACGGCGGAGCCGGGCAGGTTCCACGATGA
- a CDS encoding FAD/NAD(P)-binding protein encodes MSVEVPARATPVDDTMLPYRVTDRIRQTADTATLLLEPVGRAAQRFRAGQFMMLYSFGVGEIAISISGDPAARDAVLEHTIRAVGAVSATLHDTRVGGLLGVRGPFGTGWDIESAAGRDLVVVGGGVGLAPLRPVVLGALADRENYRRIIVVTGARTPADILFRDDQDRWASSGTVDLCQTVDHPGPGWTGRIGFVTEPLAQLTLDPGRTTAFLCGPEPMLRFSAHTLRRKGIAATDIRVSLERNMQCGVARCGHCQLGPLLLCRDGPVVDYAVAEPLLAVREL; translated from the coding sequence ATGAGTGTCGAAGTACCGGCCCGCGCGACACCCGTCGACGACACGATGCTGCCCTACCGCGTCACCGACCGTATCCGGCAGACCGCCGACACGGCGACACTGCTGCTGGAGCCGGTCGGCCGTGCGGCGCAACGCTTCCGGGCCGGGCAGTTCATGATGCTCTACAGCTTCGGCGTCGGCGAGATCGCCATCTCCATCAGCGGAGACCCGGCCGCCCGCGACGCCGTCCTGGAACACACCATCCGAGCGGTCGGCGCGGTGAGCGCGACGCTGCACGACACCCGCGTGGGCGGCCTGCTCGGCGTGCGCGGCCCGTTCGGCACCGGCTGGGATATCGAGTCGGCGGCGGGACGCGATCTGGTCGTCGTCGGCGGCGGAGTCGGCCTGGCGCCACTGCGCCCGGTGGTGCTGGGCGCGCTGGCCGATCGCGAGAACTACCGCCGCATCATCGTCGTCACCGGCGCCCGCACGCCCGCGGACATCCTGTTCCGCGACGATCAGGACCGGTGGGCATCGTCCGGCACGGTCGACCTGTGCCAGACCGTCGATCATCCGGGGCCCGGCTGGACGGGCCGGATCGGTTTCGTCACCGAGCCGCTGGCGCAACTGACGCTGGACCCCGGCCGCACCACCGCCTTCCTGTGCGGCCCGGAACCCATGCTGCGGTTCAGCGCACACACCTTGCGGCGCAAGGGAATCGCCGCGACCGACATCCGCGTATCGCTGGAACGCAACATGCAGTGCGGCGTCGCGCGCTGCGGCCACTGCCAGCTCGGCCCGCTGCTGCTCTGCCGCGACGGCCCGGTCGTCGACTACGCGGTGGCCGAGCCGCTGCTGGCCGTGCGGGAGTTGTGA
- a CDS encoding oxidoreductase: MDAPTLAVWKFTSCDGCQLTLLDCEDELLALAGRVRIAHFLEASSAVEPGPYDVSLVEGSVTTPADLRRIAEIRAQSRILVAIGACATHGGIQALRNFADIAEFTSVVYASPQHISTLATSTPISAHVPVDFELRGCPIDRRQLLDTLCAFLAGRAPDIPNTSVCTECKRRGTTCLTVAHGIPCLGPVTQAGCGALCPAYRRGCFGCFGPMATPNIGALLPILRVNGMDQDEIDRVFTTFAAAAPAFADRSRDESSQ, translated from the coding sequence ATGGACGCCCCGACGCTCGCGGTCTGGAAGTTCACCTCCTGCGACGGCTGTCAGCTCACGCTGCTGGACTGCGAGGACGAACTGCTGGCCCTCGCGGGCCGGGTGCGCATCGCGCATTTCCTCGAGGCGTCCAGCGCGGTGGAGCCGGGACCCTATGACGTCTCCCTGGTGGAGGGCTCCGTCACCACACCGGCGGATCTGCGCCGCATCGCCGAGATCCGGGCGCAATCGCGGATTCTGGTGGCCATCGGGGCGTGCGCGACCCACGGCGGGATCCAGGCGCTGCGCAATTTCGCCGACATCGCCGAATTCACGTCGGTGGTATACGCGAGCCCGCAGCATATTTCGACGCTGGCGACCTCCACGCCGATCTCCGCGCATGTGCCGGTGGATTTCGAGCTGCGCGGCTGTCCGATCGACCGCCGCCAGCTGCTGGACACGCTCTGCGCGTTCCTGGCCGGGCGCGCGCCCGATATTCCGAACACCAGCGTGTGCACCGAATGCAAGCGCCGCGGTACCACCTGCCTCACGGTCGCCCACGGCATCCCGTGCCTGGGCCCGGTCACGCAGGCCGGATGCGGCGCGCTGTGCCCGGCGTACCGGCGCGGCTGCTTCGGCTGCTTCGGGCCGATGGCGACACCGAATATCGGTGCGCTGCTTCCCATCCTGCGGGTCAACGGCATGGACCAGGACGAGATCGACCGGGTGTTCACGACATTCGCGGCGGCCGCACCGGCGTTCGCGGACAGGAGCCGCGATGAGTCATCGCAGTAG
- a CDS encoding Ni/Fe hydrogenase subunit alpha: MSHRSRQLKVSSLARVEGEGALRITIVDGRVERAELNIYEPPRFFEAFLRGRAYTEPPDITARICGICPVAYQTSACNAVEQLCEARLDEPLALLRRLLYCGEWISSHALHIHLLHIPDFLGYPDAVALAADHRDLVERGLALKKAGNALLELIGGRPIHPINVRVGGFYSVPDRADFAPVVEQLCRALDYAAHTAQWAAGFEFPDLELDHDLLAATAPGRYAIETGDLHTSTGLRFPAAEFPAHVVERQVPHSTALHAALDGGRYLTGPLARYTLNSPLLSPIARQVAAAAGLGDECRNPFRSILVRCVEVVYAIDEALRLIDGYQRPARAAVPVSPHAGTGHGVSEAPRGTLYHRYDVDPDGIVRSATIIPPTSQNQTAIEDDLRRVVSANLDLDDAALTTLCERTIRNYDPCISCSAHFLELDVVRR, translated from the coding sequence ATGAGTCATCGCAGTAGGCAGTTGAAGGTCAGCTCGCTGGCGCGCGTGGAAGGCGAAGGCGCGCTGCGTATTACCATCGTGGACGGCCGAGTCGAGCGCGCCGAATTGAACATCTACGAGCCACCCCGGTTCTTCGAGGCGTTCCTGCGCGGCCGCGCCTACACCGAGCCGCCCGACATCACCGCGCGCATCTGCGGCATCTGCCCGGTGGCCTACCAGACCAGCGCCTGCAATGCGGTCGAGCAGCTGTGCGAAGCCCGGCTCGACGAGCCGCTGGCGCTCCTGCGGCGGCTGCTGTATTGCGGTGAATGGATCTCCAGCCACGCCTTGCACATTCACCTGCTGCACATTCCCGACTTCCTCGGCTACCCGGACGCGGTCGCGCTCGCCGCCGACCACCGCGACCTCGTGGAACGGGGGCTGGCGCTGAAGAAGGCGGGCAATGCCCTGCTCGAGCTCATCGGGGGGCGGCCGATCCATCCGATCAACGTCCGGGTCGGCGGCTTCTATTCGGTTCCCGACCGCGCCGACTTCGCCCCGGTGGTCGAACAGCTGTGCCGCGCACTGGATTACGCCGCGCACACCGCGCAGTGGGCCGCGGGCTTCGAGTTCCCCGACCTGGAGCTCGACCACGACCTGCTGGCCGCCACCGCACCGGGCCGATACGCCATCGAGACCGGGGATCTGCACACCAGCACCGGATTGCGTTTCCCGGCAGCCGAATTCCCCGCCCACGTCGTCGAGCGGCAGGTGCCGCACTCCACCGCGCTGCACGCCGCTCTCGACGGCGGCCGCTACCTGACCGGGCCGCTGGCCCGCTACACGCTGAACTCTCCGCTGCTGTCGCCGATCGCCCGGCAGGTCGCGGCGGCGGCCGGGCTCGGCGACGAGTGCCGGAACCCGTTCCGCAGCATCCTGGTTCGCTGCGTGGAGGTCGTCTACGCCATCGACGAGGCGCTGCGGCTGATCGACGGGTACCAGCGGCCCGCGCGCGCCGCGGTTCCCGTCTCGCCGCACGCGGGCACCGGTCACGGCGTGAGCGAGGCGCCCCGCGGAACGCTGTACCACCGCTATGACGTCGACCCCGACGGAATCGTCCGCTCCGCCACCATCATTCCCCCGACATCCCAGAACCAGACCGCCATCGAGGACGACCTGCGCCGGGTCGTCTCGGCCAATCTCGACCTCGACGACGCCGCGCTGACCACGCTGTGCGAGCGCACGATTCGCAACTACGACCCGTGCATCTCCTGTTCCGCGC